GGCCCTGGACGAGACCGCCATGCTGCCGTCCGAGCCGGTCACTGTCGTGTTGTCGAAAATGGGCTGGGTGCGCGCCGCCAAGGGTCATGACGTGGATGCGGCGAACCTGCAGTACAAGAGTGGCGATGCGTTTCATGCCGCGATCGAGGGGCGCAGCAACCAGACCGTGGCTTTCCTTGACTCGACCGGGCGCTGCTACAGCCTTGCGGTACACGGCCTGCCGTCCGCGCGGGGCCAGGGCGAACCTCTGACCGGCCGCTTCACGCCGCCGTCCGGGGCGCACTTCGTCGGTATGGCATTGGGGGCCGACGAAGACCGCTTTCTGCTGAGTACCGACCACGGGTACGGCTTCGTCTGCCGTTTCGCCGATCTGGTCTCGCGCAACAAGGCCGGGAAGGCCGTGCTCAGCGTTCCGCAGGGTGCTGGTGTTCTGGCGCCGGTCGCAGTGCCGAAGGGCGAAGCGCGTCTGGTCGCGGTGAGCACGGCCGGCCACATGCTGGTCCTGCCGCTGGTGGATGTGCCCGAAATGTCCAGAGGCAAGGGCAATAAACTGATCGGCATTCCGTCCGGAAAACTCAAGTCCGGTGAGGAATCGATGGCCGCCATTGCGCTGGTCGATGCCGGGCAATCGGTCATACTGCATTCCGGGCAGCGTCATATGGTGCTCAAACCGAGTGTGCTGGATGAATACGCGGGCGAACGGGGGCGGCGAGGTCGCATGCTGCCACGTGGTTTCCAGCGTGTAGACGCGCTCCAGCCGCAGCGCTGACGCGAATCCGAGCCGCCATGTAAGTGCGTGTAAAAAGCCTTGTAATTCGCGGCCAGAACCGCATCATTTGACGCTGAATCAATCTCTTGAGGCGCTACGAACTATGAAACGAATTTTGTTATTCCTGGGGACCAATATCGCGATAATGGTCGTGCTCAGCGTTGTGCTGAGCGTGATCATGGCGGTGACCGGTATTCACGGCATCCAGACCCAGAACGGGTCGATCAACTTCGCGGGCTTGCTGTTGCTGGCGGCCGTGTTCGGCTTTGGTGGTTCGTTCATTTCGCTGTTGATGTCCAAGTGGATGGCGAAGATGAGCATGGGCGTGCAGGTGATCGACCAGCCACGCTCGCAGAGTGAGGCCTGGCTCATGGAAACCGTGCAGCGCCTGTCGCGGCAGGCTGGCCTGCCGATGCCGGAAGTGGGTGTTTTCGACAGCCCGCAGATGAACGCCTTCGCCACCGGCGCGACCAAGAAAAGTTCTCTGGTCGCGGTGAGTACGGGTTTGCTGCATGGCATGAGTCGCGATGAAGTCGAGGCGGTGCTGGCGCATGAAATCAGCCACGTCGCCAATGGCGACATGGTGACCTTGACCTTGATTCAGGGCGTCATCAACACCTTCGTGATTTTCATTGCGCGCATCGTCGGTCATATCGTTGATCGCGTGGTGCTCAAGCGTGAGGGCAGTGGTTATGGCATCGGTTACTACGTGACGGTGTTCGTGACGGAAATTTTCCTGGCAATTCTGGCCTCGGTGATCGTGATGTGGTTTTCGCGCAAGCGGGAATTCCGTGCCGACGCCGGCAGTGCCAATCTGGTCGGTCGGGGCAAGATGATTGCCGCGCTGCGCCGCTTGCAGGCTGAATACGAACCGGAGGACATGCCGGGTCAGCTGGCTGCGTTCGGCATCAATGGGGGCAAGGGCAGTGGCTTGCGGAGGTTGTTCATGAGTCACCCGCCCCTGGAAGAGCGCATTGCCGCACTGGAAGCCATGCGCTGAGTCGTTTGAACCCCCACTGAGCGAACGAACGAGGCCGCGATATCGCGGCCTCGTTCGTTGTTGCCTGCTACGTGTATCTTCGCCTTCGCGCTGACAGCGGCGAGTACACTCAACTCAGTGCCGAAAAATCGTAATCCATCCGTTCGGTTGGTGGCTGCAGGAAATTGCCTTGCACGTAATTTACCCCCATGCCCCATAGAATCGACATGCTGTTGGGATCCTCAACGTGTTGGGCAATGACGAGGCGCCCTTCGGCATGCGCCTGCGCCGTGATGGTTTTTATGCTTTCCTGATTTTCGGTGTTATTCGGTAGGTCGACCATGTAGGCGGCATCCAGCTTGAGAAAATCCGCCGGCACCTGTTTGAGCAACTGGAAGGGATTGGCGCCGATGCCGAAGTCTTCAAGCGCAAGGCGGCTATGCAGTTGATGAATGCCTTTGAGAAATTCACGCGTCTGGCGAAGGTGGTTGACGGCAATACCGGTCTTGATTTCAAAAACCAGCCGGTCGCCGAGAATATGGACCTCTTTCAT
This genomic stretch from Acidihalobacter ferrooxydans harbors:
- the htpX gene encoding protease HtpX — protein: MKRILLFLGTNIAIMVVLSVVLSVIMAVTGIHGIQTQNGSINFAGLLLLAAVFGFGGSFISLLMSKWMAKMSMGVQVIDQPRSQSEAWLMETVQRLSRQAGLPMPEVGVFDSPQMNAFATGATKKSSLVAVSTGLLHGMSRDEVEAVLAHEISHVANGDMVTLTLIQGVINTFVIFIARIVGHIVDRVVLKREGSGYGIGYYVTVFVTEIFLAILASVIVMWFSRKREFRADAGSANLVGRGKMIAALRRLQAEYEPEDMPGQLAAFGINGGKGSGLRRLFMSHPPLEERIAALEAMR